The Ornithorhynchus anatinus isolate Pmale09 chromosome 11, mOrnAna1.pri.v4, whole genome shotgun sequence genomic interval CTTCCTCTTCTTGGGCTCGGTGGGCTTCCACGATGACTTGTTCACTCTCTAAAGGAAGGAATCAGAATCAGAACCCTCTATTAGATATGGACATGGCTTGACTgccggggagaggacagcgggcccaggcctgtgcttccacTTCCAGCTTCAAGGGCCAAGTCCAGCTGCCTAatcaattgaataataataataataataataattacagtacttgtgaagcacttacaatgtgccaagcactgttctaagggctggggtagacaaattcatcaagttggacacactccctgtccctcatggggctcacagtcttaatccccacattacagattgaagtaactgaggcccagagaagctaagtgacttgctcgaggtcacacagaagatatgtgcaaagcagggtggcttagtggaaagagcccgggcttgggagtcagaggatgtgggttctaatcccgactccgccacttatctgccttgtgaccttgagcaagccacgtcacttctctgggcctcagttacctcatctctaaaatggggattaagactgtgaaccccatgtgggacaacctgattaccttgtagctgccccagcgcttagaacagtccttggcacatagaaagcgcttaacaaataccataattattatcattattattattattattctgactggcagccccattttctatccactaagccaagctgcttctcagtagcagtGTCCGATAGGATGGGGGTGGCCTCACTGGGGCttcagggaaagtttcctggacCCTCCAAAAGAACATGTCAGGATGCCCACAACCCAGTGGTTTGGAGCAGGGACTGCCAAGGGGCTGGGGAAGTGGGGCAAGGGGGGGAACGGCTCATTACAGCTGGGGGTGGAAGTGACTTACTACTTACTAGCTACGAATCCAAAAGAAAACTTTTCTGTTTGAAGCTAATCCTGTTTAAGATGTTCACCGCACTCCTTTCATTTAAAAAGGGGCCTTTTTGTTCTAAATGCAcaaggggaagtcaggaaggaccAGTCCCCTACCCACTGGACGTTGTgaaagggaataggggagagagactgggagaggggagcaaGCCTGGGGACGACTTGGCGTCTGGTCGGGGTgcagggtgggatggagggaatAGCAGGCAGGATCTTTTGGATTTTTCCAACCCGTCTTGGAAGCTCTCTGAGGTTTGATGAGAGGTGAAGCTGAGAGTCCAGTCCTGCCAGCCATGGCTTCGCCCCCACAGAGGGGACCTGATCCCCTCTGCTCGGCAGGAGCTAGGTTTCCTTCCCGGAGGAGTAAGGGGCACTAAGATGGCAAGGAGGGCCGGAGGTTTAGGGGATGAACGTGCCccgcagcccagcccagcccaccctcctctccgcccctctccctctccgggaAGGTGGCCAGCAATCGATGCACTTACTGGGGTCCAGCATGGAGAGCGATTGGGTCAGGTTTCTCTCTAGGAAAAGAAGCAGGGCGAGTCAGTCCATCCAGGGGAGGGAAGCCAAGGGGAGGCCGGCCCCAGAGCCTCTCCTTCTCAGCTCCATCTCgacacccccaaccctcctctcACCACCGGGCAGTGGAGGCCGGGGCTCTGGGGTTCTGCAGGGttaggacccccaccccccacctccaaccccacctccagcccaggtggtctctatcggttgccgaattgtacattccaagcgcttagtacagtgctctgcacatagtaagcgctcaataaatactattgattgaatgaatctacccagtgcttagaacagtgtttggcacatagttaagcgcttaacaaggaaaaaaatcttcattcattcattcaatagtatttattgagcacttactatgtgcagagcactgtactaagcgcttggaatgtacaatacggcaacagatagagacaatccctgcccactgatgggattacagtctaatcgggggagacggacagatgaaaacaatagtaataaatagaatcaaggggatgtacatctcattaacaaaatgaataggataataaaaatatatacaaatgagccgacGAGcagggtgctgaggggaggggaagggagagggggaggagcagaggggaaggggggaagagggggcttagctgaggggaggtgaagcggggggcagagggagcagagggaaaagggaagctcagtctgggaaggcctcttggaggaggtgagctctcagtagggctttgaagaggggaggagagttaatttggcggaggtgaggagggagggcattccgggacagtgggaggacgtgggccgggggtcgacggcgggataggcgagaacgggggatggtgaggaggtgggcggcagaggagcggagcgtgcagggtgggcagtggaaagagagaagggaggagacgtaagaggggacaaggtgatggagagccttgtagcctggagtgagaagtttctgtttcgtgcagaggtcgataggcaaccactggaggcttttaagaaggggaatgacatgcccagagcgtttctgcaggaaggtgagccgggcagcggaatgaagaatagactggagcggggagagagacgaggaagggagatcagagagaaggctgacacaataatctaggcgggatattacgagagtctGTAGCGGTaagatagccctttgggtggagaggaaagggcggatcttggcgatattataaaggtgagaccggcaggtctcggtgatggatcggatgtgaggggtgaacgagagagacgagtcaaaggggacactgaggttgcgggcttgagagacgggaaggatggtggtaccacccacagtgatagggaagtcaggaagaggacagggcttgggagggcagataaggagctcagatttggccatgttgagttttaggtggcgggcagacatccaggtagagacgtcccggaggcaggcggagatacgagcctgaagggagggggagatttgtgtgtcatctgcatggagatgatagttgaagcctgggagcgaatgagttcaccgagggagtgagtgtagatggagaacagaagagggccgagaactgacccttgaggaactcctacagttagaggatgggagggggagcctgcgaaggagacggagaatgaacggccagagagatgagaggaaccgggagaggacggagtccgtgaagccaaggtgagataaggtttggaggagaaggggatggtcggcagtgtcaaaggcagctgaggggtcgaggaggattaggatagatgagacattggatttggcgagaaggaggtcacgggtgtcCTTAgacagagcagtctcggtagaatggaggggacggaagccagactggagggggtccaggagagaatgggagttaaggaattctagacagcgagtgtagacgactcgttctaggagcttggaaaggaagggtagtagggagatagggcgttaAGTGGAAGGggtagtggggtcgagagagagtttttttaggatgggggagacgtgggcatgtttgaaggcagaggggaagaagccattggagagtgagaggttaaagatagaagttaaggaggggaggaaggaaggggcgctggtttttataaggtgagcgggaatggggtctgaagcacaggtggaaggggtggcacttgcgaggaggaaggagatctcctctgaggatactgcagggaaagatgggaaagtaggggagaggattggcggggggaggcagacgggggaagggggactttggggagctcagaccttcacttttctgtgcctcggtgacctcatctgcaaaatggggatgaagactttgagccccaagagaagcaacgtggcttagtggaaaggatcagcttgcatcttccccagcgcttagaacagcgctctgcacatagtaagcgcttaacaaatttcattccaagcgcttagtacagtgctctgcacatagtaagcgctcaataaatactattgaatgaacaaataccaaccaacattattattatcatgtgggacagggcccgtgtccaacccgatcagcttgcatctcccccagcgcttagatcagtgctggacCCCTAGTAGGCGCCTAAGAAGTACCACGACCATGATTATTATAGAGCAGCGCTCAGaaaggtgcttggcccatagtaagcgcctaataagcaccattattattatcttagcagGCTGGGCGGGACTCACGGGGGAGGGGTGCGGGCGGCGGGCTGAGGCCGGGTCCGGCTTCCGATAGCCAGAAGGTCTTGGCCAGGGTGACGTCCCGGGCGGAGGAGCCGGCGAACAGCAGCAGCCCCTCGGTCTCGTCCGCCGAGCTGCCGGGGCTCCGCTCCGCGCTGCCCCGCCGTCCCCGGGACCGGCCCGTCGCCATGGCAACGAAGGATGCTCCCagggccaggccccgccccccatcGCGgggggccccgcccctcgccggaGACCTCGTCCAATCGCCGGAGGCCACGCCCACCGACGGTGACCACGCCCCCATCTGAGCGAGGGCACGCCCTCATCATCAGATACCACGCCCACTGCGCGAGGCCACGCCCCCACTATTGACCGACCCGTTCCATTCCCGGAGGCCACGCCCATCAGCAAGGCCACGCCCTTTCGCTAGACCACGCCCCTCTCGCCCGGGACCACGCCCTCATCTCATAAAGGCCACGCCCCGTCgtcggacaaggggcggagccgagatttctttaataataataatgttggtatttgttaagcgctcactatgtgcagagcactgttctaagcgctgggggagatccagggtcatcaggtggtcccacgtgaggctcacagacttcatccccattttccagatgagggaactgaggcccagggaagtgaagtgacttgcccacagtcccacagctgacaagcggcagagccgggagtcgaacccatgacctctgactccgaagcccaggctcttgccactgggccaggctgcttccctattattgatgatggtagttgttaagcgcttactatgtgccaagcactgttctaagagctgggggagatacaaggtgctcaggttgtcccacgtggggctcacagtcttcatccccatttgacagatgaggtaactgaggcacagagaagtgaaatgacttgcccagggtcacatagctgacaatcggcggagtgggattcgaacccacgacctctgactccccagcccgggctctttccactgaaccacgctgcttctggatgcCACGC includes:
- the HOATZ gene encoding cilia- and flagella-associated protein HOATZ isoform X1, which produces MATGRSRGRRGSAERSPGSSADETEGLLLFAGSSARDVTLAKTFWLSEAGPGLSPPPAPLPQRNLTQSLSMLDPKSEQVIVEAHRAQEEEAREWYFQKAKRREDILALLRKQREDRIRKEQLALRQKPSMKVMEAKMAAVVLDGEEQQAWRP
- the HOATZ gene encoding cilia- and flagella-associated protein HOATZ isoform X2, translating into MATGRSRGRRGSAERSPGSSADETEGLLLFAGSSARDVTLAKTFWLSEAGPGLSPPPAPLPQSEQVIVEAHRAQEEEAREWYFQKAKRREDILALLRKQREDRIRKEQLALRQKPSMKVMEAKMAAVVLDGEEQQAWRP